A portion of the Anaerolineae bacterium genome contains these proteins:
- a CDS encoding flagellar hook-basal body complex protein, translating into MGSSLFAGISGLASSSKQLDVIGNNIANVNTTGFKAGKIHFGDILSQSVSGGSGGGMQVGRGVDVTGITTQFSSGSFETTSNATDLAVDGDGFFIVQDAEGGEYYTRAGAFHLDNQGYLVDVNGYKVQGYNLTGADPYTPLDISLANVQSTPAATTSIGVGANLNAEAVDGETFNASQTAYDSLGGIHALKVTFQKTEEDGCWGFNAYLDNVVATGQNYSGVKFDTDGVLEYVYSSTGTDTITDNTSSGVVTADVTENIPAAITADGSITLTRGAVAGTWTAANVLGYANVAVVASSDAQITVDLDDTVGSTDLTVALPSGTWYEGDVITVTLTLATTSAAAAVTTHATMNGAVTDTINNEGQLYQDGTLVLTRGATAGTWAVSDKDGYTNVAVLASSDTSITLDFDGAGVADVTLALTGTWAAGNTIEYAIVQTEVAPVDISLTMPIIPGATIGTAGVVAWDLVGTTAEALTGYASTSVVRALVHDGYSSGSLKSISVIADGTISGFFTNGQTSDIAQVVLADFPNTSGLKRMGKNLFGTTVDSGTAVVNKAGSAGMGDISPNSLEMSNTDIATEFINMITAQRAYQASAKIVTVTDQMMAELMNIKR; encoded by the coding sequence ATGGGAAGTTCATTATTTGCCGGTATTTCAGGCCTGGCATCAAGCAGCAAGCAGTTGGACGTTATCGGTAACAACATAGCCAATGTCAACACAACCGGGTTCAAGGCCGGGAAAATACATTTCGGCGATATTTTAAGTCAAAGCGTATCAGGTGGATCTGGAGGCGGTATGCAGGTTGGACGTGGCGTGGACGTAACTGGTATAACTACACAATTTTCTTCGGGATCATTCGAGACAACGTCAAATGCCACTGATCTTGCTGTTGACGGCGACGGTTTTTTCATAGTCCAGGATGCCGAAGGGGGAGAGTACTACACCAGGGCCGGCGCATTTCATCTCGATAATCAGGGTTATCTTGTTGACGTCAATGGTTATAAGGTGCAGGGTTATAACCTTACCGGAGCCGATCCTTATACGCCATTGGACATTTCTCTTGCCAACGTACAGTCCACCCCGGCCGCCACAACTTCAATCGGTGTCGGCGCAAATCTCAATGCTGAGGCGGTTGACGGGGAAACCTTTAACGCATCCCAGACGGCTTACGATTCTCTCGGCGGTATCCACGCACTCAAAGTGACTTTTCAAAAAACAGAAGAAGATGGATGCTGGGGTTTCAATGCCTATCTCGACAACGTTGTCGCTACAGGGCAGAACTATTCGGGCGTTAAATTTGATACAGATGGTGTTCTTGAGTATGTGTACAGCTCGACCGGCACTGATACTATTACCGATAATACGAGTAGCGGTGTTGTGACTGCGGATGTAACGGAAAATATTCCAGCCGCAATAACCGCTGACGGGTCAATTACACTGACAAGAGGTGCGGTTGCCGGCACATGGACAGCGGCAAATGTCTTGGGTTACGCTAACGTTGCGGTCGTTGCTTCCAGTGATGCTCAAATAACAGTTGATCTTGATGACACTGTTGGTTCTACTGATCTTACCGTGGCCCTTCCCAGTGGTACCTGGTATGAAGGCGACGTAATTACAGTAACACTCACTCTCGCAACCACTTCTGCTGCGGCTGCGGTAACCACTCACGCCACCATGAACGGCGCTGTGACAGATACGATAAATAATGAGGGCCAGTTGTATCAGGACGGCACTCTTGTATTGACGAGGGGAGCAACCGCCGGCACCTGGGCGGTAAGCGACAAGGACGGCTATACGAATGTAGCGGTACTCGCGTCTTCGGATACCTCGATTACGCTTGATTTTGATGGCGCCGGAGTCGCCGACGTCACACTTGCCCTGACAGGTACGTGGGCCGCGGGTAACACGATTGAGTATGCAATCGTCCAGACAGAGGTAGCCCCTGTCGACATCAGTCTGACGATGCCCATCATTCCAGGCGCGACCATTGGAACCGCAGGTGTGGTAGCATGGGATCTGGTCGGTACGACAGCGGAGGCCTTAACCGGATATGCGAGCACATCCGTGGTAAGGGCACTGGTTCATGACGGATATTCCTCCGGTTCATTGAAGAGCATTTCCGTGATAGCGGATGGCACAATCAGCGGTTTTTTTACCAATGGTCAGACATCCGATATCGCCCAGGTCGTTTTGGCAGACTTTCCCAATACATCAGGTCTGAAACGGATGGGGAAGAATCTTTTCGGCACAACCGTGGATTCGGGAACTGCCGTAGTCAATAAGGCCGGATCAGCGGGTATGGGAGATATCAGCCCGAACTCGCTTGAGATGTCAAATACCGATATCGCGACGGAATTCATCAATATGATTACAGCGCAAAGGGCATATCAGGCCAGCGCAAAGATCGTTACCGTAACCGACCAGATGATGGCCGAGCTGATGAACATCAAGAGATAA
- a CDS encoding four helix bundle protein, which translates to MGTSFEDLEVRAKSCRLSVRLYKLLRDCRDYAMKDQMLRSSISIPSSIAEGSERKSIPDFQRFINIAQKSAVDLRAQIYISRELNIFSDLDAKELIQDLKSISKTLQSLHGSLKKPLTDNRERLQQKGR; encoded by the coding sequence ATGGGGACCTCTTTTGAAGATTTAGAAGTTCGGGCAAAATCTTGCAGGTTATCGGTACGTCTTTATAAATTATTAAGAGATTGCCGTGATTATGCAATGAAAGATCAAATGTTGCGCTCATCTATATCTATTCCATCAAGTATCGCGGAAGGAAGCGAAAGAAAGAGTATTCCGGATTTCCAGCGGTTTATAAATATTGCACAAAAATCGGCTGTGGATCTGAGAGCGCAGATTTATATTTCACGAGAGCTTAATATATTTTCTGATTTAGATGCAAAGGAATTAATTCAAGACTTGAAATCAATATCCAAAACTCTTCAATCCTTGCATGGTTCATTGAAAAAACCGTTAACCGACAACCGTGAACGGTTACAACAAAAAGGGAGGTAA
- a CDS encoding flagellar hook capping FlgD N-terminal domain-containing protein → MTGIDGIIGSSGSLQILEKSTSTMGKDDFLKMMIAQLQHQDPLNPLDGTDFTAQLAQFSSLEQLSNMNTQLETLGLYQSSLNNSQSVSFIGKEITARGDAVKVDGASADLAYNLSEPAEVSIRIYNENGTLVDTLELGAQQEGENSVAWDCSGVAPGNYTFEVSANDSSGDAVTSYTRIKGRVTGISFEEGSPVLFVNGQDISFGDVISVNEPEA, encoded by the coding sequence ATGACAGGCATAGACGGTATAATCGGCAGCAGCGGAAGTTTGCAGATTCTTGAAAAGAGTACGAGCACGATGGGAAAGGATGATTTTCTGAAAATGATGATAGCCCAGCTTCAACATCAGGATCCTCTCAATCCGCTTGATGGCACGGATTTTACAGCGCAGCTTGCTCAGTTTTCCAGCCTTGAACAGTTGAGCAATATGAATACTCAGCTGGAAACCCTGGGTCTTTATCAGTCCTCGTTAAATAATTCCCAATCGGTAAGTTTTATAGGCAAGGAAATAACCGCGAGAGGCGATGCTGTTAAAGTAGATGGAGCCTCTGCCGACCTTGCTTATAATTTGTCGGAACCGGCTGAAGTTTCAATCAGAATTTATAATGAAAACGGCACACTTGTGGATACTCTCGAATTAGGAGCTCAACAAGAGGGGGAAAATTCAGTTGCCTGGGATTGCAGCGGTGTTGCGCCCGGCAATTATACATTCGAAGTGTCCGCAAATGATTCCAGCGGAGATGCTGTGACCTCTTATACAAGGATAAAAGGGAGGGTAACCGGTATTTCTTTTGAGGAAGGGTCTCCCGTTCTCTTTGTTAACGGGCAGGATATTTCTTTTGGGGATGTAATTTCTGTGAATGAACCAGAGGCTTAA
- a CDS encoding flagellar hook-length control protein FliK: MTELNLVNLQQDVGLPGSSEKLQKGKAGKEPEQMMPFACVMGNACRTTTQKTEKAPLNVRPDKGKIGGRSDKGNATRRCNTFNIDSDNNIMGAGKDKTEKTNRSLLVKGKGIAESSHGAILKGEATMDINPFMNASKGKRTKINRSFSGKIDLLSKRDVQKQTRGKVKNLQVSSGPKKSEAGINHALTGDARGSLKSGLNKQSIESGLPKSGIIGVVAGKDAAFKKSMGARVADPVGENFRTVKGAVAVSKGVDFKESGGGINNALVSGQRTKNKEQRAKMENAPGLLKSGLKNAAVVEGKSVAEPDKTEKKSFTLVKSGHRNDIGNSLKHLGLNVEEAAAEHKKTGVKEFPDHKTEILHKGIPIPERSSGSGFSANGYHNATFHASGRSSSVNESVNSRAIEPRALINQIASSVKRPGRVRLTLNPPRLGTLNVDVLVRDNKVHVMLQPENNDVRQILQSNMESLKSSLRNHGLIVDTINVSVQEKSDGANYGADYRSGQNETLFREGGKREGNQEDQGGGQDFVNHDPTLLEEENPRFRSGERISLFA, encoded by the coding sequence ATGACAGAATTAAATTTGGTGAATTTACAACAGGACGTCGGTCTTCCTGGTTCATCTGAAAAATTGCAGAAAGGGAAGGCCGGTAAGGAACCGGAGCAGATGATGCCGTTTGCCTGTGTAATGGGGAACGCATGCCGTACAACGACACAAAAGACGGAGAAAGCTCCACTTAATGTCCGCCCTGACAAAGGGAAGATTGGGGGGCGTTCCGATAAAGGTAATGCGACCAGGCGATGCAATACCTTTAATATAGATTCGGATAATAATATCATGGGCGCTGGGAAGGATAAGACCGAAAAAACGAATCGATCGCTACTGGTTAAAGGCAAGGGCATTGCGGAAAGTTCACACGGTGCCATTCTGAAGGGCGAAGCAACGATGGATATCAATCCCTTTATGAATGCGTCAAAAGGCAAGAGGACAAAAATAAACAGATCATTTTCCGGTAAGATTGATTTGCTGTCGAAGAGAGATGTCCAAAAGCAGACCCGGGGGAAAGTTAAAAATCTGCAGGTGAGCAGTGGCCCTAAGAAGAGCGAGGCCGGAATAAACCATGCCTTGACCGGAGATGCCAGGGGCTCGCTGAAATCTGGATTGAATAAGCAAAGCATTGAATCAGGGCTGCCGAAGTCAGGGATAATCGGAGTAGTTGCCGGAAAGGATGCGGCTTTTAAGAAAAGCATGGGAGCAAGAGTTGCTGATCCTGTTGGAGAAAATTTCAGGACAGTAAAGGGCGCGGTTGCTGTTTCTAAAGGTGTTGACTTTAAGGAGAGCGGAGGCGGAATAAACAACGCCCTGGTCAGCGGTCAGAGGACAAAGAATAAAGAACAGAGGGCAAAAATGGAGAATGCCCCCGGACTTTTGAAATCCGGTTTGAAGAATGCGGCTGTTGTGGAAGGAAAGAGCGTTGCAGAGCCTGACAAAACAGAAAAAAAATCTTTTACACTTGTAAAGAGCGGCCACAGAAATGACATCGGGAATTCACTGAAACATTTGGGCCTTAATGTTGAAGAGGCTGCTGCCGAGCATAAAAAAACAGGAGTTAAGGAATTCCCCGATCATAAAACAGAGATTCTTCACAAAGGAATTCCAATACCGGAGCGTTCATCCGGCAGTGGTTTTTCCGCCAATGGATATCATAATGCGACTTTTCATGCATCCGGCAGATCGTCGTCCGTTAATGAGAGCGTGAACAGTCGCGCCATAGAACCACGGGCTTTGATCAATCAGATTGCATCCAGCGTAAAAAGGCCTGGAAGGGTGAGACTTACGCTCAATCCACCCCGTCTGGGCACACTGAATGTGGATGTGCTTGTCAGGGATAATAAAGTGCATGTTATGCTTCAGCCGGAAAATAATGATGTTAGGCAGATATTGCAGTCAAATATGGAAAGTCTCAAAAGCTCTCTTCGTAATCACGGATTGATCGTTGATACCATAAATGTGTCTGTTCAGGAAAAATCGGATGGCGCTAATTATGGCGCTGATTATAGATCAGGGCAAAACGAAACATTATTTAGAGAAGGCGGAAAACGGGAAGGGAACCAGGAAGACCAGGGAGGTGGGCAAGATTTTGTGAATCATGACCCAACATTGCTTGAGGAAGAAAACCCGCGCTTCCGGAGTGGCGAGCGTATCAGTTTGTTTGCGTAA
- the fliJ gene encoding flagellar export protein FliJ, with protein sequence MFNFRLQPVLKHRKLVEEQLMLEFADRKRNLYSEKETLKKLRRERADLISRLKKMGETKLSAADASIYLSYISHIKDEENHREEIVCQIGKELEEKRIKLVDASRKRRILEIIKEKKLGEYRLSLIVREQKELDESWLLKFGRSVKIEEVDNCL encoded by the coding sequence ATGTTTAATTTCAGATTACAGCCGGTATTAAAACACAGAAAACTGGTAGAAGAACAGCTGATGCTTGAATTTGCAGATAGAAAAAGGAACCTCTATTCTGAGAAAGAAACATTGAAAAAGCTGAGAAGAGAGAGGGCGGATTTGATCTCCCGGTTGAAAAAGATGGGCGAGACAAAGCTGAGCGCGGCTGATGCTTCAATTTATCTTTCTTATATCAGTCACATTAAGGATGAGGAAAATCACAGGGAAGAGATTGTCTGTCAGATTGGAAAGGAGCTGGAAGAGAAAAGAATAAAGCTTGTTGATGCTTCAAGAAAGAGAAGAATCCTGGAAATTATTAAAGAAAAAAAACTGGGAGAATACAGGTTGTCTTTGATCGTCAGGGAACAGAAAGAGCTGGATGAGTCCTGGCTTTTAAAATTCGGCAGGAGCGTGAAAATTGAAGAAGTTGATAATTGCCTGTAA
- the fliI gene encoding flagellar protein export ATPase FliI: MNFEKYHRAVKGTNPFSVYGKVSGVIGLLVKGYNPKTSIGEMCRIYPDGNNRIISAEVVGFMEEKVLLMPFGNLDGVGPGCRILSTGKKSNVKIGCNLLGRVIDGLGNPIDGRGPIESEGEYPIYAEPINPLKRGRITEPIDLGIRTMNGLFSCGTGQRMGIFSGSGVGKSFLLGMIARNTGADINVIGLVGERGREVREFIENKLGKEGLSRSVVVVATSDMHPLIRMRAAYVATTISEYFRDQGKDVLLMVDSLTRFAMAQREVGLSVGEPPTAKGYTPSVFSLMPKLLERAGNIEESGSITSLYTVLVEGDDFNEPIADAARSILDGHITLTRSLAASNHYPAIDVLESISRLMIDIVNDKHRKMANDVLNIVSTYRKAEDLINIGAYVEGSNPEIDNAIRMIGKVNSFLRQDINEKISFKESEEQLFALFD, encoded by the coding sequence ATGAATTTTGAGAAATATCATAGAGCAGTCAAGGGTACAAACCCCTTCAGTGTTTATGGAAAGGTAAGCGGGGTTATTGGTCTTCTGGTGAAAGGCTATAATCCTAAAACTTCCATAGGCGAGATGTGCCGGATTTATCCTGACGGCAATAACAGGATAATCAGCGCGGAAGTTGTGGGCTTCATGGAAGAAAAGGTTCTTTTAATGCCTTTTGGAAACCTTGATGGTGTCGGGCCTGGCTGCAGGATTCTCTCTACGGGAAAAAAGTCGAATGTAAAAATAGGTTGTAATCTTCTCGGAAGGGTCATTGATGGTCTGGGAAATCCTATTGATGGCAGGGGGCCAATAGAATCGGAAGGCGAATATCCTATTTATGCCGAGCCGATCAATCCTCTTAAAAGAGGCAGGATAACAGAACCGATAGACCTTGGGATCAGGACCATGAATGGGTTGTTCAGTTGCGGCACAGGTCAGAGGATGGGGATATTTTCAGGTTCAGGGGTTGGTAAGAGCTTTCTCCTTGGAATGATTGCCAGAAATACAGGCGCTGATATCAATGTAATCGGACTCGTCGGTGAAAGAGGAAGAGAAGTTCGTGAATTTATTGAAAATAAACTTGGCAAAGAAGGGCTGTCCAGATCCGTGGTTGTTGTGGCAACATCGGACATGCATCCTCTGATCAGGATGAGGGCGGCGTATGTGGCGACAACAATATCGGAATATTTCAGGGACCAGGGAAAGGACGTTCTCCTTATGGTCGATTCGCTTACCAGATTTGCAATGGCGCAGAGAGAAGTCGGTCTATCTGTCGGAGAACCTCCAACCGCAAAAGGTTATACACCATCGGTCTTCAGCCTTATGCCGAAGTTGCTGGAAAGAGCGGGGAACATAGAAGAAAGCGGAAGCATAACAAGCCTTTATACGGTTTTGGTGGAAGGCGACGATTTTAATGAACCGATCGCCGATGCGGCCAGGTCAATTCTGGATGGTCACATAACTCTTACCCGCAGCCTGGCTGCAAGTAATCACTATCCCGCAATAGATGTCCTGGAGAGCATCAGCAGGTTGATGATAGATATTGTAAATGATAAACATCGAAAGATGGCAAACGATGTTTTAAATATTGTATCAACCTACAGGAAGGCTGAAGATTTGATTAATATAGGCGCTTACGTGGAAGGAAGCAATCCGGAAATAGACAATGCAATAAGAATGATAGGCAAGGTAAATTCATTTTTAAGACAGGATATTAACGAAAAGATCAGTTTTAAAGAGAGCGAAGAACAACTTTTTGCTCTTTTTGACTAG
- a CDS encoding FliH/SctL family protein codes for MKRMYLSDSKKVIKAQDIKLADQSATARHKRGGSREKARAIFVRGICHIPGSETGFNIRGNNMDVGSESEDPWKQPGEQIEERIKIAVKEAYDRGFSKGIIEGKDREKRELALAAESVAKLIGELKALKQEFMEGSEKEIIDLVFSIAGSVIHKEVSVGREVVVSVLKDAMRNIHKKEGVSIRLNPEDHRYITEAKPDFLDSFGDILIEKDEEIGQGGAVIETHSGVVDARLDQQLNKIRESLIGS; via the coding sequence ATGAAGAGGATGTATTTGTCTGATTCCAAAAAGGTTATCAAGGCGCAGGACATTAAACTTGCAGACCAGTCTGCCACTGCGAGGCACAAGCGGGGAGGTTCGAGGGAAAAAGCCCGGGCTATCTTTGTTCGGGGTATATGTCATATTCCGGGAAGTGAAACAGGTTTTAATATCCGTGGGAATAACATGGATGTCGGTTCCGAGAGTGAAGACCCTTGGAAACAGCCCGGGGAACAGATAGAGGAAAGAATAAAAATTGCGGTAAAAGAAGCCTATGACAGAGGATTTTCAAAAGGGATAATAGAGGGCAAGGATCGGGAAAAGAGAGAATTGGCTCTTGCCGCAGAATCTGTTGCGAAATTGATCGGAGAATTAAAGGCGCTGAAGCAGGAATTTATGGAAGGCTCTGAAAAGGAAATAATCGACCTTGTTTTTTCAATAGCCGGCAGTGTTATACATAAGGAAGTGAGCGTCGGCAGGGAAGTTGTAGTATCCGTCCTTAAAGATGCGATGAGAAATATACATAAGAAGGAGGGGGTCAGTATCCGGCTGAATCCCGAAGACCACCGTTACATAACAGAGGCAAAGCCCGATTTTCTCGATAGTTTCGGCGATATATTAATTGAGAAGGATGAAGAAATCGGTCAGGGCGGGGCTGTGATAGAGACGCATTCAGGGGTAGTTGATGCCAGGCTGGATCAGCAGTTAAATAAAATCAGGGAGTCGTTGATAGGCTCTTAG
- the fliG gene encoding flagellar motor switch protein FliG → MGMSKEEKAAVLLLSLSEDAAAEVMRNLAPDEIRRVGKCMSGLSGIANEDVGSVAREFCSLAEEKGNRIMSVRGSVVENIVLKALGDVKGKELIKIIEDGSFLMESPIIENLRNTDTQILIDSIKMEHPQTTALLLAHLRPEQTSEIMEQFSPEKQEDIARRIATLGSVPREFMEDMARTLESEMVAERDSGEQIGGVKMIAEILNRMSRSNENRILESLEKTNADLAGEIRNLMFTFDDIFKLDDRSMRILLEAVDREALACSLKIIDSEMREKIFKNMSKRAAGMLREDIEVMPPRRLSEVEKSQKMIIETAKKLEDEEKITIAAGHEEDVFV, encoded by the coding sequence ATGGGTATGTCAAAGGAAGAAAAGGCGGCGGTGCTCCTTTTGTCTTTGAGCGAAGATGCGGCAGCAGAGGTAATGAGAAATCTCGCACCGGATGAGATCAGACGTGTCGGGAAATGTATGAGCGGTTTAAGCGGGATAGCTAATGAAGATGTAGGAAGTGTTGCCAGGGAATTTTGCTCGCTTGCCGAGGAAAAAGGGAACCGAATCATGTCGGTTCGAGGCAGCGTTGTCGAAAATATTGTATTAAAAGCTTTGGGAGACGTTAAGGGGAAAGAACTCATAAAAATAATCGAAGACGGCAGCTTTTTAATGGAGAGTCCGATAATTGAAAATTTGAGAAATACAGACACACAGATATTAATTGATTCCATAAAGATGGAGCATCCCCAGACCACAGCTCTTTTACTGGCGCACCTGAGACCGGAACAGACATCTGAGATTATGGAACAATTTTCCCCTGAAAAGCAAGAAGACATTGCAAGGAGGATAGCGACACTGGGAAGCGTCCCGCGTGAGTTTATGGAGGATATGGCCAGAACGCTTGAATCGGAAATGGTTGCAGAAAGAGATAGTGGAGAGCAAATCGGCGGAGTCAAGATGATTGCAGAGATTTTAAACAGGATGAGCCGATCAAATGAAAACAGGATTTTAGAATCGCTTGAAAAGACAAACGCGGATTTAGCGGGCGAGATCAGAAACCTTATGTTTACTTTTGATGATATTTTCAAATTGGATGACAGGAGTATGAGAATATTGCTTGAAGCTGTAGATCGTGAAGCTTTAGCCTGTTCTCTTAAAATAATTGACAGTGAAATGAGAGAAAAGATTTTTAAAAACATGTCAAAGCGCGCCGCCGGGATGCTCAGGGAGGATATAGAGGTTATGCCCCCAAGAAGACTGTCAGAGGTTGAAAAAAGCCAGAAAATGATTATTGAGACCGCAAAGAAACTTGAAGATGAAGAGAAGATAACAATAGCAGCGGGGCATGAAGAGGATGTATTTGTCTGA
- the fliF gene encoding flagellar basal-body MS-ring/collar protein FliF — MDSILQFFVQLGKTFKSLTPSKRLSVLVVVVITLISIGAFVVFVNQKEYKTLYSRLSVEDAGEIVAVLQEKKIPYKVSSAGDSILIPAEYVSELRLSLAASGLPKGGGVGFEIFDNKNFGVTDFVQQLNYQRALQGELSRTINGLDEIQHSRVHIVIPQKSLFVEKQAKPTASVIIKIKTGRKLRASQIEGIASLVAGSVEGLSSEEVMVVDSGGNILSTARGGSELSKQTDSQIEFQRNIEKNLANRIQSMLEKVVGQGKVVAKVSAVLDFRVMEKTEESYDPEEPVVRSLHRRSEKSSAPIGGESTFSPTSGQSAKSYGTDHEKTDEIVNYEINRVISKTVMPVGEVEKLSIAVLVDGVYNKNDKGVEEFQPRSKKEIEDMEDLVKRSVGFDVQRGDLIVVTSIPFGKVELETGFVEEGFWTTKSHLIVSFIKYFVSLIALIFVLFFILRPLIKFIMTKDRIGGVGAKGLPAAADGLAGPKGGRSPLVEIGVDLEDDESLRGLDAVRNLAGRDAQKFAELLRNWLK, encoded by the coding sequence ATGGATTCAATACTTCAATTTTTTGTGCAGTTAGGGAAAACCTTTAAATCGTTAACCCCATCGAAAAGATTATCTGTTCTTGTTGTCGTCGTTATTACTTTAATCAGTATCGGGGCGTTTGTAGTCTTCGTGAATCAGAAAGAATACAAGACGCTTTATTCCAGGCTTTCTGTTGAGGACGCAGGGGAGATTGTCGCTGTATTGCAGGAAAAAAAGATTCCCTATAAGGTATCTTCTGCAGGCGATTCCATATTAATCCCAGCCGAATATGTTTCTGAATTAAGGCTCAGCCTGGCTGCTTCCGGGCTGCCCAAGGGCGGGGGTGTGGGGTTTGAAATATTTGACAACAAGAATTTCGGGGTTACCGATTTTGTACAGCAGCTGAATTATCAAAGAGCGCTTCAGGGGGAATTGTCACGCACAATCAACGGTCTGGATGAGATCCAACACAGCAGAGTTCATATTGTAATACCTCAGAAATCACTTTTTGTTGAAAAACAGGCAAAACCGACTGCTTCAGTTATTATAAAAATAAAAACAGGCAGGAAGCTGCGGGCATCTCAGATAGAAGGTATAGCCTCCCTTGTGGCAGGTAGCGTGGAAGGGCTCAGCTCGGAAGAGGTAATGGTAGTTGATAGTGGGGGAAATATCCTGTCAACGGCCAGAGGCGGGTCTGAATTATCGAAGCAGACAGATTCGCAAATAGAATTTCAGAGAAATATAGAAAAGAATTTGGCGAACAGAATCCAATCCATGCTGGAAAAGGTGGTGGGACAAGGAAAGGTCGTGGCAAAGGTTTCCGCTGTTCTTGATTTTAGAGTTATGGAGAAAACAGAGGAATCCTACGATCCTGAAGAACCTGTTGTAAGGAGCCTGCACCGCAGGAGCGAAAAGTCGAGCGCGCCTATCGGAGGAGAAAGCACTTTCAGCCCCACCAGTGGACAGAGCGCTAAATCCTATGGTACGGATCATGAAAAAACAGATGAAATAGTCAATTATGAAATAAACCGGGTTATCAGCAAGACTGTAATGCCTGTGGGCGAAGTGGAAAAATTGTCAATAGCTGTGCTGGTAGATGGTGTTTACAACAAAAACGATAAAGGGGTTGAAGAGTTTCAGCCAAGATCGAAAAAAGAGATAGAGGATATGGAAGACCTTGTTAAAAGGTCGGTTGGTTTTGATGTTCAACGGGGCGATCTGATAGTGGTAACCAGCATCCCTTTCGGTAAGGTTGAATTAGAAACCGGGTTTGTTGAGGAGGGTTTCTGGACGACTAAATCACACTTGATTGTTTCGTTCATAAAATACTTTGTTTCGTTAATTGCCCTGATATTTGTTTTATTTTTTATTCTGCGTCCTTTAATCAAATTCATTATGACTAAGGACAGGATCGGGGGTGTTGGCGCAAAGGGATTGCCGGCTGCTGCCGACGGTCTGGCCGGCCCGAAGGGCGGAAGGTCTCCTCTGGTGGAGATTGGAGTAGATCTGGAAGATGATGAAAGTCTCAGAGGCTTGGATGCTGTTAGGAATTTAGCTGGTCGGGATGCTCAGAAATTTGCAGAGTTATTGAGAAACTGGCTTAAATAA
- the fliE gene encoding flagellar hook-basal body complex protein FliE — protein MNNMLIRGDLMPPISNTAGESGKAGGNEGSFSNVLKGKIGEINKLQLDADEAIAKVELSDSGSIHEAMIALEKANISFRTMMQVRNKILEAYQEVMRMQV, from the coding sequence ATGAATAATATGCTGATTCGGGGCGATTTGATGCCCCCGATCTCAAATACTGCGGGAGAAAGCGGTAAGGCCGGTGGAAACGAGGGCTCTTTTAGCAATGTTTTAAAGGGCAAGATCGGGGAGATCAATAAACTTCAATTAGATGCTGATGAGGCTATTGCAAAGGTAGAGCTCAGTGATTCAGGCAGTATTCATGAGGCAATGATTGCACTGGAAAAGGCAAATATTTCTTTCAGAACAATGATGCAGGTAAGGAACAAGATATTAGAAGCCTATCAGGAAGTCATGCGGATGCAGGTGTAG
- the flgC gene encoding flagellar basal body rod protein FlgC, with amino-acid sequence MEFMPAFSICASGLAAQRAKMDVVISNLANINTTRTPEGGAYRRKTVVFSSEPLKGGFDDILQKVKVEDVVEDKESIKMVFDPAHPDADSEGIVAMPDINTVAEMADMITANRAYEACVTAFDATKNMALKALELGK; translated from the coding sequence ATGGAATTCATGCCGGCTTTTAGCATTTGTGCGTCCGGGCTTGCGGCCCAGAGGGCAAAGATGGATGTTGTTATATCAAATCTTGCCAATATTAATACAACGCGTACGCCGGAGGGTGGGGCGTATAGAAGAAAAACCGTTGTTTTTTCTTCTGAACCGCTAAAAGGCGGTTTTGATGATATTTTGCAAAAGGTAAAAGTGGAAGATGTTGTGGAAGATAAAGAGAGCATAAAGATGGTCTTTGATCCTGCCCATCCTGACGCGGACTCAGAGGGCATTGTGGCCATGCCTGACATCAACACGGTCGCTGAAATGGCAGACATGATTACCGCAAACAGGGCGTATGAGGCTTGCGTTACCGCATTCGATGCAACAAAAAATATGGCGTTGAAGGCGTTGGAACTTGGTAAATAG